Proteins encoded by one window of Lathyrus oleraceus cultivar Zhongwan6 chromosome 1, CAAS_Psat_ZW6_1.0, whole genome shotgun sequence:
- the LOC127098081 gene encoding uncharacterized protein LOC127098081, giving the protein MEEYEACIYGLEAAIDLRIKILEVYGDSARVISQVKGDWETRDSKLIPYKDHIRKLVPYFDEISIHHIPSKENQLACALATLASMFKVKWKNEAPAIHIDHLDEPSHCIAIEAYPDDKPRFYDIKTFLEKRKYPEGISITDKKALRRLSSKFFLNGDVLYKRNYDSVLLRCMDRHEASTIIKSIHEGCEGVHAKGPAMAKKII; this is encoded by the coding sequence atggaagaatatgaagcatgtatctacGGTTTGGAGGCGGCCATCGACCTAAGGATCAAGATTCTTGAGGTATACGGTGATTCAGCTCGGGTAATAAGTCAGGTTAAAGGTGATTGGGAGACTCGGGATAGCAAGTTGATACCTTACAAGGACCATATTAGAAAACTGGTACCCTACTTTGATGAAATCTCTATTCATCATATTCCAAGTAAGGAAAATCAGTTAGCATGTGCTCTAGCCACGTTGGCGtctatgttcaaagtcaaatggaagaatgaagcaccagCTATCCATATTGACCACTTAGATGAACCATCACATTGTATAGCAATCGAGGCCTATCCTGATGATAAGCCCCGATTCTATGACATAAAGACATTTCTGGAGAAACGGAAATATCCCGAGGGTATATCCATTACCGATAAGAAGGCTCTGAGAAGACTCTCTTCCAAGTTCTTCCTAAACGGTGATGTGTTATACAAGCGAAATTATGATTCTGTACttctcagatgcatggatagacatgaagctAGTACGATCATAAAATCCATACATGAAGGTTGTGAGGGTGTACATGCAAAGGGTCCTGCTATGGCCAAGAAGATCATTTAG